Proteins from one Diprion similis isolate iyDipSimi1 chromosome 3, iyDipSimi1.1, whole genome shotgun sequence genomic window:
- the LOC124404986 gene encoding E3 ubiquitin-protein ligase RFWD3 isoform X2, whose amino-acid sequence MEVQEAEEPVILVPDNPVNSPIREEVHISEPEADQEVQVIEPSEPVIFQSVQGVENIPILQKPKANNNNEELLETGNKRKDPGSDEEADLDSGQSCPICMDLWNNSGEHRLCSLRCGHLFGYSCIQRWLQTGCNAGARRCPQCNHKATAKDIRVLYVKKLSAVDTSETDKLKVELSKVTAEKSRLQMELERYIMRQKLFDQQLAGMKQRILELESQQQQIGKEYQSSLQHSSSQPILKKFHLERSIDICKDGGCRVLAYNAWYQTLVISQKSTNALFSGYGIKKIDSREFRSRQFVFLHSQAIRDVSFNPYINEILLSVGFDKCAKLMDIHNNTVVHNYPTDSQLWSCCWAGNNHNIFLAGAQDGSVRQFDIRQTAGPISKIDGPGDRSPVVALAKVAPAYDSGIPAGGFIACRLNSCFAYESKDAEYAGKQMFLEGPFVSVCYDSESKHAVVSSRPNPRQPQARHTVCTIEKGNEDIIVCNIVHTFQGGNSQKLLSRPCQIKTENDTLLAAHQEATSSIPIWSISSGKQIYNLPVSDPVIDFCAFNTKNNDLFLATLSQKKLRAYKYGN is encoded by the exons atggAGGTTCAGGAAGCAGAGGAGCCAGTAATCCTGGTTCCTGATAATCCTGTTAATAGTCCTATACGGGAAGAGGTACACATATCGGAACCAGAAGCAGACCAAGAAGTTCAGGTTATTGAGCCTAGTGAACCAGTAATCTTTCAATCCGTACAAGGTGTAGAGAATATACCAATTTTGCAAAAACCAAAAGCAAACAACAATAACGAAGAGCTTCTCGAAACTG gaaacaaaagaaaagaccCAGGCTCGGATGAGGAGGCAGATCTAGACTCGGGCCAATCATGTCCGATTTGCATGGATCTGTGGAACAACTCTGGAGAACATCGTCTGTGTTCTCTACGCTGTGGACACCTGTTCGGGTACAGTTGTATTCAGCGTTGGTTACAAACTGGATGTAATGCAGGGGCGCGTCGATGTCCTCAGTGCAACCACAAGGCTACGGCTAAGGATATTCGCGTTTTGTATgttaaaaagttatcagcAGTTGATACCAGTGAAACGGACAAACTGAAAGTAGAATTAAGCAAAGTTACGGCAGAGAAAAGTCGGCTGCAGATGGAGCTGGAAAGGTACATAATGCGCCAGAAGCTATTCGACCAACAGCTGGCTGGTATGAAGCAGCGCATATTAGAACTTGAAAGTCAGCAACAGCAAATAGGAAAGGAATATCAATCGAGCCTACAGCACTCAAGTTCGCAACcaatattaaagaaatttcatctcGAACGATCGATTGACATTTGTAAAGATGGCGGGTGCAGAGTTCTTGCCTATAACGCGTGGTACCAGACCTTAGTAATATCACAAAAATCCACAAATGCCTTATTTTCTGggtatggaataaaaaaaattgattccagagAATTTCGATCTCGACAATTCGTCTTCCTGCATTCTCAGGCCATCAGGGACGTGTCGTTCAATCCTTACATAAACGAAATACTCCTTAGTGTTGGATTCGACAAGTGTGCAAAGTTGATGGACATCCACAACAATACGGTGGTTCACAATTATCCGACGGATTCTCAGCTGTGGAGCTGTTGTTGGGCCGGTAATAATCACAATATCTTTTTGGCTGGTGCCCAAGATGGTTCTGTCCGACAATTCGACATTAGGCAAACGGCTGGTCCAATCAGCAAAATAGACGGACCAGGAGACAGATCACCGGTCGTTGCTTTAGCGAAAGTTGCACCGGCTTACGACAGTGGAATACCGGCTGGAGGGTTCATAGCTTGTCGTCTGAATAGTTGTTTCGCGTACGAAAGCAAAGACGCTGAGTATGCCGGCAAGCAAATGTTTCTTGAGGGGCCGTTTGTGTCAGTTTGCTACGATTCAGAAAGCAAACACGCCGTAGTTTCCTCTCGACCAAACCCCAGGCAACCTCAGGCAAGGCATACTGTTTGTACAATCGAAAAAGGTAACGAGGATATAATCGTTTGTAACATCGTTCACACTTTCCAAGGTGGAAATTCACAGAAATTACTTTCTAGACCGTGTCAGATAAAGACTGAAAATGACACGCTTCTAGCCGCTCATCAAGAAGCTACCAGTTCTATACCAATTTGGAGCATATCATCTGGTAAACAGATTTATAATCTTCCTGTTTCTGATCCTGTGATAGACTTCTGCGCCTTTAATACTAAGAACAATGACCTCTTCCTAGCAACGCTCTCTCAGAAGAAACTCAGGGCATATAAATATGGTAATTGA
- the LOC124404986 gene encoding E3 ubiquitin-protein ligase RFWD3 isoform X1, with the protein MENNEEEMEVQEAEEPVILVPDNPVNSPIREEVHISEPEADQEVQVIEPSEPVIFQSVQGVENIPILQKPKANNNNEELLETGNKRKDPGSDEEADLDSGQSCPICMDLWNNSGEHRLCSLRCGHLFGYSCIQRWLQTGCNAGARRCPQCNHKATAKDIRVLYVKKLSAVDTSETDKLKVELSKVTAEKSRLQMELERYIMRQKLFDQQLAGMKQRILELESQQQQIGKEYQSSLQHSSSQPILKKFHLERSIDICKDGGCRVLAYNAWYQTLVISQKSTNALFSGYGIKKIDSREFRSRQFVFLHSQAIRDVSFNPYINEILLSVGFDKCAKLMDIHNNTVVHNYPTDSQLWSCCWAGNNHNIFLAGAQDGSVRQFDIRQTAGPISKIDGPGDRSPVVALAKVAPAYDSGIPAGGFIACRLNSCFAYESKDAEYAGKQMFLEGPFVSVCYDSESKHAVVSSRPNPRQPQARHTVCTIEKGNEDIIVCNIVHTFQGGNSQKLLSRPCQIKTENDTLLAAHQEATSSIPIWSISSGKQIYNLPVSDPVIDFCAFNTKNNDLFLATLSQKKLRAYKYGN; encoded by the exons atggaaaaca atgaagaagaaatggAGGTTCAGGAAGCAGAGGAGCCAGTAATCCTGGTTCCTGATAATCCTGTTAATAGTCCTATACGGGAAGAGGTACACATATCGGAACCAGAAGCAGACCAAGAAGTTCAGGTTATTGAGCCTAGTGAACCAGTAATCTTTCAATCCGTACAAGGTGTAGAGAATATACCAATTTTGCAAAAACCAAAAGCAAACAACAATAACGAAGAGCTTCTCGAAACTG gaaacaaaagaaaagaccCAGGCTCGGATGAGGAGGCAGATCTAGACTCGGGCCAATCATGTCCGATTTGCATGGATCTGTGGAACAACTCTGGAGAACATCGTCTGTGTTCTCTACGCTGTGGACACCTGTTCGGGTACAGTTGTATTCAGCGTTGGTTACAAACTGGATGTAATGCAGGGGCGCGTCGATGTCCTCAGTGCAACCACAAGGCTACGGCTAAGGATATTCGCGTTTTGTATgttaaaaagttatcagcAGTTGATACCAGTGAAACGGACAAACTGAAAGTAGAATTAAGCAAAGTTACGGCAGAGAAAAGTCGGCTGCAGATGGAGCTGGAAAGGTACATAATGCGCCAGAAGCTATTCGACCAACAGCTGGCTGGTATGAAGCAGCGCATATTAGAACTTGAAAGTCAGCAACAGCAAATAGGAAAGGAATATCAATCGAGCCTACAGCACTCAAGTTCGCAACcaatattaaagaaatttcatctcGAACGATCGATTGACATTTGTAAAGATGGCGGGTGCAGAGTTCTTGCCTATAACGCGTGGTACCAGACCTTAGTAATATCACAAAAATCCACAAATGCCTTATTTTCTGggtatggaataaaaaaaattgattccagagAATTTCGATCTCGACAATTCGTCTTCCTGCATTCTCAGGCCATCAGGGACGTGTCGTTCAATCCTTACATAAACGAAATACTCCTTAGTGTTGGATTCGACAAGTGTGCAAAGTTGATGGACATCCACAACAATACGGTGGTTCACAATTATCCGACGGATTCTCAGCTGTGGAGCTGTTGTTGGGCCGGTAATAATCACAATATCTTTTTGGCTGGTGCCCAAGATGGTTCTGTCCGACAATTCGACATTAGGCAAACGGCTGGTCCAATCAGCAAAATAGACGGACCAGGAGACAGATCACCGGTCGTTGCTTTAGCGAAAGTTGCACCGGCTTACGACAGTGGAATACCGGCTGGAGGGTTCATAGCTTGTCGTCTGAATAGTTGTTTCGCGTACGAAAGCAAAGACGCTGAGTATGCCGGCAAGCAAATGTTTCTTGAGGGGCCGTTTGTGTCAGTTTGCTACGATTCAGAAAGCAAACACGCCGTAGTTTCCTCTCGACCAAACCCCAGGCAACCTCAGGCAAGGCATACTGTTTGTACAATCGAAAAAGGTAACGAGGATATAATCGTTTGTAACATCGTTCACACTTTCCAAGGTGGAAATTCACAGAAATTACTTTCTAGACCGTGTCAGATAAAGACTGAAAATGACACGCTTCTAGCCGCTCATCAAGAAGCTACCAGTTCTATACCAATTTGGAGCATATCATCTGGTAAACAGATTTATAATCTTCCTGTTTCTGATCCTGTGATAGACTTCTGCGCCTTTAATACTAAGAACAATGACCTCTTCCTAGCAACGCTCTCTCAGAAGAAACTCAGGGCATATAAATATGGTAATTGA
- the LOC124404999 gene encoding ubiquitin-conjugating enzyme E2-22 kDa produces the protein MANIAAQRIKREFKEVIKSEEVAKCAIKVELVNDSFTELKGEIAGPPDTPYEGGNFVLEIKVPETYPFNPPKVRFITKIWHPNISSVTGAICLDILKDQWAAAMTLRTVLLSLQALLSAAEPDDPQDAVVAKQYKEQPEMFRQTAKHWTSVYAGGPAKMSDLDDKIRRLTDMGIEEHNARVALSSYNWDLERATEQLFS, from the exons ATGGCGAACATTGCGGCGCAACGAATCAAACGGGAGTTCAAAGAGGTTATAAAAAGCGAAGAG GTGGCAAAATGTGCGATTAAGGTAGAACTAGTAAATGATAGCTTCACGGAATTAAAGGGTGAAATAGCAGGACCACCCGACACTCCATATGAAGGTGGCAACTTTGTATTAGAGATAAAAGTACCTGAAACGTATCCATTCAATCCACCCAAA gTACGTTTTATCACAAAAATATGGCATCCAAATATATCCTCGGTTACAGGCGCCATCTGTTTGGACATATTAAAAGACCAATG GGCTGCCGCGATGACCTTAAGAACAGTTTTGTTATCGTTACAAGCCTTATTGTCAGCCGCTGAACCTGACGATCCGCAAGATGCTGTGGTTGCTAAGCAGTACAAGGAGCAGCCTGAAATGTTTCGTCAGACTGCAAAACATTGGACATCTGTGTATGCTGGTG GGCCAGCTAAGATGTCAGATCTCGATGACAAGATAAGAAGATTGACTGATATGGGGATCGAAGAACATAATGCACGAGTAGCCTTATCGTCCTACAATTGGGACTTAGAACGTGCCACCGAGCAATTATTCAGTTAG